Proteins encoded by one window of Enterococcus faecalis:
- the buk gene encoding butyrate kinase, with the protein METVLVINPGSTSTKLALFANHDCLAEETLRHSVQELAPFENVVSQTPFRKQMIAEFLETHNITQLAAVVGRGGLLKPIPGGTYLVDQQMLEDLRTERFNTHASNLGAILANEFAEKYHVPAFIVDPVVVDELQPLARISGLKGIHRRSVGHALNQKAVARKIAEDLGKTYEQSNFIVVHLGGGISLGAHQKGRMVDVVNGLDGEGPYTPERSGALPLVEFAQWILEQELTISQVKKLIAGNSGLKSYLGETDLRHIQAQIAAGDQTANYYLKGMCYQIAKSIGEMAVVLEGAIDAIILTGGAAYSQTVVQEISQKITWIAPIKVYPGEMEMAALYEGVNRVLTGEEQALNYSEAKIEQE; encoded by the coding sequence ATGGAAACAGTATTGGTTATTAATCCTGGCTCGACCTCCACTAAGTTAGCGCTTTTTGCTAATCATGATTGCTTGGCGGAAGAAACGCTTAGACATAGCGTCCAAGAATTGGCACCTTTTGAAAATGTTGTCAGTCAAACACCATTTCGAAAACAAATGATCGCGGAATTTTTAGAAACACATAACATCACACAATTAGCCGCTGTCGTAGGGCGTGGTGGTTTGCTTAAGCCTATTCCTGGCGGTACGTATCTTGTCGATCAACAAATGCTAGAAGACTTGCGGACAGAACGCTTTAATACCCATGCTTCAAATTTAGGGGCGATTTTAGCTAATGAGTTTGCAGAAAAATATCACGTGCCAGCCTTTATTGTCGATCCTGTTGTTGTAGATGAGCTACAGCCATTAGCCAGGATTTCCGGATTAAAAGGCATTCACCGGCGTAGCGTTGGTCACGCCTTAAATCAAAAAGCGGTCGCTCGAAAAATCGCTGAGGATTTAGGGAAAACATATGAGCAAAGCAATTTTATCGTTGTTCATTTAGGTGGGGGCATTAGCTTGGGGGCGCATCAAAAAGGCCGCATGGTGGATGTGGTAAATGGGCTTGATGGTGAAGGTCCTTATACGCCAGAACGCAGTGGTGCCTTACCGCTCGTTGAATTTGCGCAATGGATACTTGAACAGGAGTTAACGATTAGCCAAGTGAAAAAGCTAATTGCGGGTAATAGCGGCCTTAAATCATACCTAGGTGAAACAGATTTACGGCATATCCAAGCACAAATAGCTGCAGGTGATCAAACAGCAAATTACTATTTAAAAGGAATGTGTTACCAAATCGCAAAAAGTATTGGCGAGATGGCAGTGGTTCTTGAAGGCGCAATTGATGCAATTATTTTAACAGGGGGCGCAGCCTACTCGCAAACCGTTGTTCAAGAAATTAGTCAAAAAATCACTTGGATTGCACCAATTAAGGTTTACCCAGGTGAAATGGAGATGGCTGCTTTATATGAAGGCGTCAATCGAGTATTAACAGGGGAAGAACAAGCTTTAAATTATAGTGAAGCAAAAATTGAGCAGGAGTGA
- the ptb gene encoding branched-chain phosphotransacylase, whose amino-acid sequence MITVSIAGGSQPEILQLVKKALKEAEQPLQFIVFDTNENLDTENLWKYVHCSNEAAVAQEAVSLVATGQAQILLKGIIQTHTLLKEMLKSEHQLKNKPILSHVAMVELPAGKTFLLTDCAMNIAPTQATLIEIVENAKEVAQKLGLHHPKIALLSAAENFNPKIPSSVLAKEVTAHFNNQQEATVFGPLSLDLATSEEAVAHKRYSGPIMGDADILVVPTIDVGNCLYKSLTLFGHAKVGGTIVGTKVPVVLTSRSDSTESKFHSLRFAMRQV is encoded by the coding sequence ATGATCACTGTTTCAATTGCAGGAGGTTCACAACCAGAGATTTTACAGCTAGTTAAAAAAGCGCTAAAAGAAGCCGAGCAACCGTTGCAGTTTATTGTATTTGATACAAATGAAAATCTTGATACTGAAAATCTCTGGAAATATGTTCATTGCTCAAATGAGGCCGCGGTAGCACAGGAAGCTGTCAGTTTAGTTGCAACCGGTCAAGCACAAATTTTATTGAAAGGAATTATTCAGACCCACACATTACTAAAAGAAATGTTGAAAAGTGAGCATCAATTAAAAAATAAACCGATTCTTTCCCATGTAGCAATGGTGGAGCTGCCTGCGGGAAAAACCTTCTTGTTAACCGATTGTGCGATGAATATCGCCCCCACTCAAGCGACCCTCATTGAAATTGTTGAAAATGCTAAAGAAGTCGCCCAAAAATTGGGACTGCACCACCCGAAAATTGCTTTGTTAAGCGCAGCGGAAAATTTCAATCCTAAAATACCTTCGTCTGTTTTAGCAAAAGAAGTCACGGCACATTTTAATAATCAACAAGAGGCTACGGTTTTTGGTCCACTTTCGCTTGATTTAGCGACCTCTGAAGAAGCGGTTGCGCATAAACGTTACAGCGGTCCTATCATGGGGGATGCAGATATTTTAGTGGTTCCAACTATTGATGTTGGAAATTGTTTATACAAATCATTAACCTTGTTTGGGCACGCCAAGGTGGGAGGAACGATTGTTGGCACAAAAGTCCCAGTCGTTTTAACATCTAGAAGCGATTCGACAGAAAGCAAATTCCATTCATTAAGATTTGCCATGAGACAAGTTTAA
- a CDS encoding YdcF family protein, translated as MALLLFFLFIALLGFGILKINNRSILGGITLASGTLLSLVTLLFIGLDKIYLHFKNGDLITLAIAYLLIPAVFIGICLYFIFNSRTMQTKEGKSVTAELSAGLGLNLLIALPAFLYLLSVGTAQIPYMLFLFLLFLLLMDLLLTFLFAAYVLYSWMYQMIPLKKAVDYIIVLGSGIRSEEVPPLLKSRLDKGIEYYEKNPTAKFVVSGGQGPDEPVAEAFAMKKYLLSQNIPAEAILMEDQSTTTYENMLFSKAIIQADWQKMPSDSKQPSVIFSTNNYHVLRGAMYAHRVGLKAEGVGAPTALYFLPTALIREYIALLVHDKRIVLFVFLLVTLLLGISILPI; from the coding sequence ATGGCACTACTACTATTCTTTTTGTTTATCGCCCTACTAGGATTTGGTATATTAAAAATTAATAACCGCAGTATCCTCGGCGGTATCACTCTGGCTTCTGGCACCTTATTGTCATTAGTCACCTTACTATTTATCGGACTAGACAAAATTTATTTACATTTTAAGAATGGCGACCTAATTACTTTGGCCATTGCTTATCTATTAATTCCCGCTGTGTTTATCGGCATTTGCCTTTACTTTATTTTTAACTCACGTACGATGCAAACGAAAGAAGGCAAAAGTGTCACGGCTGAATTGTCGGCGGGCTTAGGGCTGAACTTATTAATTGCTTTACCAGCCTTTCTATATTTATTATCAGTTGGCACAGCGCAAATACCTTATATGCTTTTTCTGTTCTTACTTTTTCTATTGTTAATGGATCTTTTGCTGACCTTTCTATTTGCTGCTTACGTCTTGTATTCATGGATGTACCAAATGATTCCTTTAAAAAAAGCGGTTGATTATATCATTGTTTTAGGTTCGGGAATTCGTAGCGAGGAAGTACCTCCACTTTTGAAGAGTCGGTTAGATAAAGGGATTGAATATTATGAAAAAAATCCCACCGCTAAATTTGTAGTCAGCGGTGGTCAAGGTCCTGACGAACCTGTGGCCGAAGCTTTCGCAATGAAAAAATATTTGCTTTCACAAAATATTCCTGCAGAAGCAATTTTGATGGAGGACCAATCCACAACCACTTATGAAAATATGTTGTTTTCTAAAGCAATAATTCAGGCAGATTGGCAAAAGATGCCGTCTGATTCTAAACAACCCTCTGTTATTTTTTCAACAAATAACTATCATGTCTTACGAGGAGCTATGTATGCCCATCGTGTCGGCTTAAAAGCTGAAGGTGTCGGGGCGCCAACTGCCTTATATTTTTTACCAACTGCTCTAATCCGAGAATACATTGCCTTACTGGTTCATGATAAGCGAATTGTGCTTTTTGTTTTTCTACTTGTCACTCTTCTTTTAGGAATCAGTATCTTACCCATCTAA
- a CDS encoding TraX family protein — protein sequence MNANRLKLLMMGLMVLDHISYFVPPEWALIFHVITRCVGVFFGYMAVEGFNYTRNVYRYNGRLYIWAAIMFVGNTLLNHLVNNPAVAVHNNIFFTLALGVSMLIVTKAMLEMPKISLKIVLLISILAILGTGAMFAEGGIVMLPFMLITYLARKRLVLRNCLYGALALFFLVTSFQWLGDWPTTIEMLAYNSDFMFITVLPFISLYNGERGSKAPFFKYLFYGFYPLHLWLIALIANYVH from the coding sequence ATGAACGCAAATCGCTTAAAGTTATTGATGATGGGGTTAATGGTTCTTGACCATATTAGTTATTTTGTTCCGCCAGAATGGGCACTGATTTTTCATGTAATTACTCGTTGTGTCGGTGTGTTTTTTGGTTACATGGCTGTAGAAGGGTTCAACTATACACGGAATGTTTATCGTTACAATGGTCGTTTGTATATTTGGGCAGCAATCATGTTTGTTGGAAATACGCTGCTAAATCATTTAGTGAATAATCCAGCTGTCGCTGTTCACAACAATATTTTCTTCACCTTAGCCCTTGGTGTCAGTATGTTAATTGTGACAAAAGCGATGCTAGAGATGCCAAAAATCAGTTTAAAAATTGTTTTATTGATTAGTATATTAGCAATTTTAGGAACAGGAGCAATGTTTGCTGAAGGTGGCATTGTGATGTTACCTTTTATGTTGATTACGTATTTAGCCAGAAAGAGACTTGTCTTACGGAACTGTTTATATGGTGCATTAGCGCTCTTTTTCTTAGTTACAAGTTTTCAATGGTTGGGAGATTGGCCAACGACAATTGAAATGTTAGCTTATAATTCTGATTTTATGTTTATCACTGTGTTACCATTTATATCGCTTTACAATGGTGAGAGAGGGAGCAAAGCACCATTTTTCAAATATTTATTTTACGGATTCTATCCGCTTCATTTATGGCTGATTGCATTGATAGCCAATTACGTTCATTAA
- a CDS encoding DUF7006 family protein — MKKQYYWNIPDNLLNSLKQRKKLYNFYKNEQNKARELVENCQSVLFPELVASLNKIDERIKLLIFYQNLEDCELSEEEIITVIEREYFVTFYETIEEPTTEIISSHSMYYLLQQPTKEMLWDLDFSNMLKQGQLVDLMDYQKLTKCYQKLQNQAKNLIEKLNKETFYTFYSQLLLIANANY, encoded by the coding sequence ATGAAGAAACAATATTACTGGAATATACCCGATAACTTATTAAACTCGTTAAAACAGCGGAAAAAGTTATACAACTTTTATAAAAATGAACAAAATAAGGCAAGAGAATTAGTAGAGAATTGTCAGTCGGTTCTTTTTCCTGAATTAGTCGCTTCGCTGAATAAAATAGATGAGCGGATTAAATTATTGATATTCTATCAAAATTTAGAAGATTGTGAGCTTTCAGAAGAAGAAATTATTACTGTGATTGAGCGAGAATATTTTGTGACTTTTTATGAAACAATTGAAGAACCGACCACTGAAATTATTAGTAGTCATTCTATGTATTATTTATTGCAACAGCCGACTAAAGAAATGCTTTGGGATTTAGACTTTAGTAACATGTTAAAACAAGGTCAGTTAGTTGATTTAATGGATTATCAAAAATTGACCAAATGTTATCAAAAGTTGCAGAATCAAGCTAAAAATTTGATTGAAAAATTAAATAAAGAAACATTTTACACATTCTATAGTCAACTTTTATTGATTGCCAATGCAAATTATTAA
- a CDS encoding SDR family NAD(P)-dependent oxidoreductase translates to MDLHLTNKLALITGSTKGIGKAIAIEMAREGTDVIINGRNEAEVIKVVEEIQTMFPDTHPQAGTADISIESQRATLLEKFPKVDILVNNMGIFEPMEYWDIDDATWEKFFTVNVLSGNALAKAYLPKMLAQDFGRIIFIASEEAVMPSGEMPQYSMTKTMNLSLAKSLSNLTVGTHVTVNTVMPGSTLTEGVEKMLEDMYADSDIPKEDWEKDFMKNHRSRSQIQRLIRPEEIGRFVTFVASPDSSSFSGEALRIDGGLVPTIF, encoded by the coding sequence ATGGATTTACACTTAACGAATAAATTAGCATTAATTACTGGTTCAACCAAAGGAATTGGCAAAGCAATTGCGATTGAAATGGCTCGCGAAGGGACCGATGTCATTATCAATGGGCGTAATGAAGCCGAAGTAATCAAAGTTGTTGAAGAAATACAAACAATGTTTCCAGACACTCATCCTCAAGCAGGGACTGCCGATATTTCCATTGAAAGTCAACGAGCTACTTTACTTGAAAAATTCCCTAAAGTCGACATTTTAGTGAACAATATGGGGATTTTTGAGCCAATGGAATACTGGGACATCGATGACGCCACTTGGGAAAAATTTTTTACTGTGAATGTGTTGTCAGGCAATGCATTAGCAAAAGCTTATCTACCTAAAATGCTTGCACAAGATTTTGGTCGCATTATTTTCATCGCTAGCGAAGAAGCGGTGATGCCTTCTGGCGAAATGCCCCAATATAGCATGACAAAAACGATGAATCTTTCCTTAGCTAAAAGTTTATCCAACTTAACTGTCGGCACACATGTCACCGTTAACACGGTTATGCCTGGCTCAACCCTTACCGAAGGTGTAGAAAAAATGTTGGAAGATATGTACGCTGATTCAGACATTCCCAAAGAGGATTGGGAAAAAGATTTCATGAAAAATCATCGTTCTCGTTCACAAATCCAACGGCTCATTCGACCAGAAGAAATTGGTCGTTTTGTTACCTTTGTGGCCAGCCCAGATTCTTCTTCTTTCTCAGGAGAAGCCTTAAGAATCGATGGCGGCTTAGTTCCAACAATCTTCTAA
- a CDS encoding MarR family winged helix-turn-helix transcriptional regulator, which produces MTQQQEALKAYIGLLRTSHRLEQLAKQDVTCYDLNITEFSVLELLLHKGPQTIQKIKEKILIASSSTTYVIDQLHKKGYVTRTPSEKDRRITYVELTEAGKTLIKEIFPTHAKRIAEAFEQLSSEELTLLQKTLRKITNETK; this is translated from the coding sequence ATGACCCAACAGCAAGAAGCTTTAAAAGCCTATATCGGTTTATTAAGAACCAGCCATCGACTAGAGCAACTTGCCAAGCAAGATGTTACTTGTTATGACTTAAACATTACAGAATTTTCAGTATTAGAGCTGTTACTCCATAAAGGTCCTCAGACCATCCAAAAAATCAAGGAGAAAATTTTAATCGCTAGCAGTAGCACCACTTATGTTATTGACCAATTACATAAAAAAGGCTATGTAACGCGCACTCCCAGTGAAAAAGACCGACGCATTACTTACGTCGAATTAACAGAAGCTGGAAAAACATTAATTAAAGAAATTTTCCCGACGCATGCAAAGCGAATTGCAGAAGCATTTGAACAACTCTCTTCCGAAGAATTAACACTTCTTCAAAAAACTTTACGAAAAATAACAAATGAAACGAAATGA
- a CDS encoding ring-cleaving dioxygenase has protein sequence MKKEDQLLGIHHVTAMTSDAEKNYHFFTDVLGMCLVKKTVNQDDIYTYHTYFADDLGTPGTTMTFFDFPNNPKGLKGTNTISRTGFRVPSDAALTYYENRFNEFAVKHTGISEEFGKKVLRFWDFDDQAYQLISDELNQGVAAGTPWKKGPVPTEFAIYGLGPVEIAISYFHEFKEVFEEILGFHVVAQEGNRYLLEVGQGGNGAQVILVDDDTSSQAQQGYGEVHHVAFRLADRKSLGTWQALFDHLGLQNSGYVDRYYFESLYVRIGHILVELATDEPGFMGDEPYETLGEKLSLAPFLENRREYIESVIKPFNTKRA, from the coding sequence ATGAAAAAAGAAGATCAATTATTAGGAATCCACCACGTTACAGCTATGACAAGTGATGCAGAAAAAAACTATCACTTCTTTACAGATGTTTTAGGGATGTGTTTAGTCAAAAAAACAGTGAATCAAGATGATATCTATACTTACCATACCTATTTTGCTGATGATTTGGGTACACCAGGTACAACCATGACCTTTTTCGATTTTCCCAATAACCCTAAAGGATTAAAAGGAACCAATACAATTTCAAGAACAGGGTTCCGGGTTCCTTCAGATGCAGCTTTGACTTATTATGAAAATCGCTTCAATGAATTTGCTGTCAAACACACAGGCATTTCTGAAGAATTCGGGAAAAAAGTCCTTCGCTTTTGGGATTTTGATGATCAAGCGTATCAATTAATCTCTGATGAATTAAATCAGGGCGTTGCAGCGGGCACCCCTTGGAAAAAAGGACCTGTTCCAACAGAATTTGCGATTTATGGCTTAGGACCTGTCGAAATAGCTATTTCCTATTTTCATGAATTCAAAGAAGTCTTTGAAGAAATTCTAGGCTTTCACGTAGTGGCACAAGAAGGCAATCGCTATTTACTAGAAGTTGGCCAAGGTGGCAATGGTGCCCAAGTCATTTTGGTAGACGATGATACTAGCTCACAAGCACAACAAGGATATGGTGAAGTACATCACGTTGCATTCCGCTTAGCGGATCGCAAATCACTTGGGACTTGGCAAGCGCTCTTTGATCATTTAGGCTTACAAAACTCTGGCTATGTCGATCGTTATTACTTTGAATCATTGTATGTTCGTATTGGGCATATTTTAGTCGAATTAGCCACCGATGAACCAGGATTTATGGGGGATGAACCTTACGAAACATTAGGAGAAAAGTTATCTCTTGCGCCATTTTTAGAAAACCGTCGTGAGTATATTGAGAGTGTTATCAAGCCTTTCAATACAAAACGAGCCTAA
- a CDS encoding alpha/beta hydrolase encodes MHSIFKKGHPEAPVFVLLHGTGGDETSLLPIAQELNKQATVLSIRGDVSENGMNRYFKRLAEGHYDLEDLEKRGEALHKFIQQAANEHQFSLDKIIFIGYSNGANIAIQLLLTHPDSYHQAVLYHPMFPVELTNQPDLTDTSVLLSLGEHDPIVPLPESMRVIQLFQNHGATVQEVWTQSHQLTYQEIKETQTWLAHLSS; translated from the coding sequence ATGCATTCAATTTTTAAAAAAGGACATCCTGAAGCACCTGTCTTTGTGCTACTTCACGGTACAGGTGGTGATGAAACATCTCTCCTACCAATTGCCCAAGAACTAAATAAACAAGCTACTGTGCTAAGTATTCGTGGTGATGTTTCAGAAAATGGAATGAATCGTTATTTTAAGCGCCTAGCGGAAGGTCATTATGACTTAGAAGATCTAGAAAAACGCGGCGAGGCGCTTCATAAGTTTATTCAACAAGCCGCTAACGAGCATCAATTTTCATTGGATAAAATTATTTTTATTGGCTATTCAAATGGGGCCAATATCGCTATTCAATTATTGCTTACTCATCCCGACAGCTACCATCAAGCTGTCCTCTATCATCCCATGTTTCCTGTTGAATTGACCAATCAACCAGACTTGACCGACACTTCTGTTTTATTATCTCTAGGAGAGCATGACCCGATTGTCCCACTTCCTGAGAGTATGCGTGTGATTCAACTATTTCAGAATCATGGAGCAACCGTACAAGAGGTTTGGACACAAAGTCATCAATTAACTTATCAAGAAATTAAGGAAACACAAACTTGGTTGGCACATCTGTCCTCTTAA
- a CDS encoding NADP-dependent oxidoreductase gives MKQMRGSWFMKAVVINQYGSKEVLEEAEVTLPKLSEHQVLVKEYATSINPIDWKLREGYLKQMFDWSFPIILGWDVAGVITEVGSQVTDWQVGDKVFARPETTRFGTYAEVTIVDDHLLAKIPETISFEEAAAVPLAGLTAWQALFDHGHLKEGETVLIHAGAGGVGTYAIQLAKEAGAHVITTASAKNHALLRKIGADEVIDYHTTNFAEVLADVDLVFDTMGGEVQKNSFAVLKPNTGRLVSIVGIEDKQLAAEKNISAESIWLQPNGEQLQKIADLMAAGKVKSIIGEVFPFSRQGIYDAHALSETHHAVGKIVVQMAE, from the coding sequence ATGAAACAAATGAGAGGAAGTTGGTTTATGAAAGCTGTTGTGATTAATCAGTACGGAAGTAAAGAGGTACTTGAAGAAGCAGAAGTAACACTACCGAAATTATCGGAACATCAAGTGTTGGTAAAAGAATACGCGACATCAATTAATCCGATTGATTGGAAATTGCGTGAAGGATATTTAAAACAGATGTTTGATTGGTCCTTTCCGATTATTCTTGGTTGGGATGTCGCTGGTGTGATTACAGAGGTGGGGAGTCAAGTAACGGATTGGCAAGTTGGCGATAAAGTTTTTGCTCGTCCTGAAACTACTCGTTTTGGCACCTATGCAGAAGTAACGATTGTGGATGATCATTTATTAGCAAAAATCCCTGAAACAATTAGCTTTGAAGAAGCGGCTGCCGTTCCGTTGGCTGGTTTAACCGCTTGGCAAGCATTGTTTGATCATGGTCACCTTAAAGAAGGAGAAACTGTTTTAATTCATGCTGGTGCAGGTGGGGTCGGTACTTATGCGATTCAACTAGCAAAAGAAGCGGGCGCACATGTCATCACGACCGCTAGCGCAAAAAATCATGCCTTACTGAGAAAAATTGGTGCAGATGAAGTGATTGATTATCATACAACGAATTTTGCAGAGGTATTAGCTGATGTTGATTTGGTCTTTGATACAATGGGTGGTGAGGTTCAAAAAAATAGTTTTGCCGTCTTAAAACCAAACACCGGTCGTCTTGTTTCAATTGTGGGCATTGAAGATAAACAATTGGCAGCCGAAAAAAATATTTCTGCTGAAAGTATTTGGCTTCAACCAAATGGAGAACAATTACAAAAAATTGCTGATTTGATGGCAGCTGGAAAAGTGAAATCAATTATTGGTGAAGTTTTCCCTTTTTCTAGACAAGGGATTTATGATGCACATGCACTCAGTGAAACGCACCATGCAGTTGGTAAAATAGTTGTTCAAATGGCAGAATAA
- a CDS encoding ABC transporter permease yields MKFRDILKSASTNLMRNKGRTVLTIIAIFIGAFTIALTTGVNIGVNDYIDKQVGSVGGANQLFIQPKMEMNVGNGTEPSKYNPEKKTSTIQQQSMLAEKDIEKIKKISDVTSVEPMKSVAIDYIKGADKHKYVFSATSALDEMTIDLAAGRKVSQTSQDFEINLSPEYVKALGYTSSKAAVGETVQLGISSSLKGQEQVIEAKIVGVRNASVIQNGLSLMNKALIDKVVSINQADLPEHLKNQYAMIIAEVKKDSTPEQIKDIKKDLDKAGYLATTVEDEIGMIRNIINAITGVLTMFGAIALLAASFGIINTLYMSVQERTREIGLMKAMGLSNGKVFTIFSVEAALIGFFGSILGILGAVGVGNLVNRLATDSFLKALTGFKLIQFSLPSSLTIILVIMFIAFLAGTLPARRAAKLDPIESLRYE; encoded by the coding sequence ATGAAATTTAGAGATATTTTAAAATCAGCTAGTACCAATTTAATGCGTAATAAAGGTCGAACCGTATTGACCATTATTGCAATCTTTATTGGAGCATTTACCATAGCTTTAACTACAGGAGTCAATATTGGTGTAAATGATTATATTGACAAACAAGTCGGCAGTGTCGGTGGTGCAAATCAGTTATTTATTCAGCCAAAAATGGAGATGAATGTTGGTAACGGAACAGAACCAAGTAAATATAATCCAGAGAAAAAAACCAGTACGATTCAACAACAAAGTATGCTTGCTGAAAAAGATATTGAGAAGATTAAAAAAATCTCGGATGTTACATCAGTGGAACCAATGAAATCCGTTGCTATCGATTATATAAAAGGAGCAGATAAGCATAAATATGTATTTTCAGCAACTTCTGCGCTAGATGAGATGACCATTGATTTAGCGGCTGGCCGTAAAGTTTCGCAAACGAGCCAGGACTTCGAAATTAATTTGTCACCAGAATATGTAAAAGCGCTCGGCTATACATCTAGTAAAGCTGCCGTGGGGGAAACAGTTCAATTAGGTATCTCAAGTTCCTTGAAAGGACAAGAGCAAGTTATTGAAGCAAAAATTGTTGGCGTTAGAAATGCCAGTGTCATTCAAAATGGGCTCTCGCTGATGAATAAAGCATTGATTGATAAAGTTGTCTCAATCAATCAAGCAGATCTTCCAGAACATTTAAAAAATCAATACGCGATGATTATTGCTGAAGTTAAAAAAGACAGCACGCCAGAGCAGATTAAGGACATCAAAAAAGATTTAGACAAAGCTGGCTATTTAGCGACTACTGTCGAAGATGAAATTGGCATGATTCGTAATATAATCAATGCAATCACTGGTGTCTTAACCATGTTTGGTGCAATTGCCTTGTTAGCTGCAAGCTTTGGCATTATTAACACGCTGTATATGTCTGTCCAAGAAAGAACGCGAGAAATTGGTTTAATGAAAGCCATGGGACTTAGCAATGGGAAAGTCTTTACAATTTTTAGTGTTGAGGCGGCTTTAATTGGCTTTTTTGGCTCAATATTAGGCATTTTAGGAGCTGTTGGGGTTGGAAATTTAGTTAATCGTTTGGCAACGGATTCTTTTTTAAAGGCTTTAACAGGATTTAAATTAATTCAATTTTCATTGCCATCTTCACTAACGATTATCTTAGTTATTATGTTTATTGCTTTTTTAGCAGGAACTTTACCAGCTCGAAGAGCAGCAAAATTAGATCCAATTGAATCTTTACGTTATGAATAA
- a CDS encoding ABC transporter ATP-binding protein, whose product MAVIEAKNIKKSYGKNETKFDALKGVDLKVEKGESVAIIGKSGSGKSTFMHILALLDQPTSGDIYLNGKNVTSIRKKVLNKTRNEEFGFVFQQFFMNAKDTVLNNVLLPLKIGGISGSKRKKMALDALKAVGLEDKVQNKANNLSGGQKQRVCIARALVNNPQIIFADEPTGNLDSATGKKIEELLFDLNKNKGITLIIVTHDPDLAARCDRQVHVRDGLIVGGDE is encoded by the coding sequence ATGGCGGTAATTGAAGCAAAAAATATCAAAAAAAGTTATGGAAAGAACGAAACAAAATTTGATGCGTTAAAAGGTGTTGATTTAAAAGTTGAAAAAGGTGAATCTGTGGCCATAATTGGTAAAAGTGGCTCTGGGAAATCAACATTTATGCACATTTTGGCATTGCTAGATCAACCAACTTCAGGAGATATTTATTTAAATGGTAAAAATGTTACTAGTATTAGAAAGAAAGTGCTGAATAAAACGAGAAATGAAGAATTTGGTTTTGTTTTTCAACAATTCTTTATGAATGCCAAGGATACAGTTTTAAATAATGTTCTTTTACCATTAAAAATCGGTGGGATTTCCGGTAGCAAGAGGAAAAAGATGGCTTTAGATGCGTTAAAAGCAGTCGGTTTGGAAGATAAAGTTCAAAATAAAGCGAATAATTTATCTGGTGGCCAAAAACAACGGGTATGTATAGCGCGTGCTTTAGTTAATAATCCGCAAATTATTTTTGCAGATGAACCTACAGGGAATTTAGATTCTGCCACTGGGAAGAAAATTGAAGAATTGTTATTTGATTTAAATAAAAATAAAGGAATTACCTTAATTATTGTGACACATGATCCAGACTTAGCAGCACGTTGTGATCGGCAAGTTCATGTTCGAGACGGCTTGATTGTAGGAGGAGATGAGTAA